A window of Acidobacteriota bacterium contains these coding sequences:
- a CDS encoding cellulase, translating to MTDRGRYQLFAFALGWFALIGVAFHLGLDRLYQAGVDRLGVSVARVGQFFSDAEGDAVRRVRHSSRLDYLEPLRPVLDSVDQLKDPPRTLFGAYDGGFPGTFAGFNRLEDELDFKFPIISFYNAWGDRPDQQFPRRMVETIASMGSVPLITWEPWTVDFDDSVRTNLPSREEREYASMQAIARGDYDFYVVRWAREAAAYGKPIFVRFAHEMNDPYRYPWGPQNGNRPTDFVAAWIRVHQIFQKMEATNVLWIWSPHVSMPWLEYYYPGDEYVDWIGVGVLNYGNVASWSRWWSFHQILEKAYPTLISLDKPIMISEFGTLDEGGNMAAWYQQAFYQLNHHYGRVRAVVFFNAAADRSISTEWPLDWSLTQSERATEIVSREVAKASRW from the coding sequence ATGACGGACCGCGGACGATATCAGCTCTTCGCGTTCGCTCTCGGATGGTTCGCCCTGATCGGCGTGGCATTCCACCTCGGTCTCGACCGGCTCTACCAGGCGGGGGTCGACAGGCTTGGAGTCAGCGTGGCCCGAGTCGGTCAGTTCTTCTCGGATGCGGAGGGGGACGCCGTACGGAGAGTGCGGCATTCGTCGCGGCTGGATTATCTCGAGCCGCTGCGTCCGGTGCTCGATTCGGTCGATCAGCTGAAAGATCCCCCGAGAACACTGTTCGGGGCCTACGACGGCGGGTTTCCGGGAACGTTCGCCGGCTTCAACCGGCTCGAGGACGAGCTCGACTTCAAGTTTCCGATCATCTCCTTCTACAACGCCTGGGGCGACCGGCCGGACCAGCAGTTTCCGAGACGGATGGTCGAAACGATCGCGAGCATGGGCTCGGTTCCGCTGATCACATGGGAGCCGTGGACCGTCGACTTCGACGATTCGGTCCGTACGAACCTTCCGAGCCGGGAAGAGCGAGAGTATGCCTCGATGCAGGCGATCGCAAGAGGCGATTACGATTTTTACGTCGTCCGTTGGGCCCGCGAGGCCGCGGCGTATGGCAAGCCGATATTCGTCCGCTTCGCACACGAAATGAACGATCCGTACCGTTACCCGTGGGGACCCCAGAACGGCAACCGGCCAACGGATTTCGTCGCCGCATGGATCCGCGTCCATCAGATCTTCCAGAAGATGGAGGCCACGAATGTTCTCTGGATCTGGTCGCCTCACGTTTCGATGCCCTGGCTCGAGTACTACTATCCGGGGGACGAATATGTCGACTGGATCGGGGTGGGAGTTCTCAATTACGGCAATGTAGCGTCCTGGTCGCGATGGTGGAGTTTTCATCAGATACTCGAAAAGGCGTACCCGACGCTGATATCGCTCGACAAACCGATCATGATCAGCGAATTCGGCACTCTCGACGAAGGGGGCAATATGGCCGCGTGGTACCAGCAGGCGTTCTATCAATTGAATCATCACTACGGGCGTGTGCGAGCGGTGGTGTTCTTCAATGCGGCGGCGGACCGTTCAATCTCCACGGAATGGCCGCTCGACTGGAGCCTGACTCAGAGCGAGCGCGCGACGGAGATCGTCTCGAGGGAGGTTGCAAAAGCATCGAGATGGTGA
- a CDS encoding carboxypeptidase-like regulatory domain-containing protein yields the protein MRSIRHWALVPGTLLLALAAALPAAAQTSFVTGHVRTSTGVGIQGMVVSAYSLSGAEIASEVTSSDGSYTLALSSATYKLLAYDRDGAFATSFYRDASSFETSAEVGVPPGSTIQNIDFRLEKGYFVSGTVRVPAGISLSDVVVAAYNLNGSRRGYQKVSPTGTYSLVLPAGTYKFAAYDERQILATQFFDDALSFGGALTVQVTSNLPLDFSLQLGGRISGTITNRKTGGPLENVWVFVYDLAGTVVVSAVTDSSGRYSVAVPAGTYKLGGVDPEKRFVPGFLGNVSTFESSPTVTAVAGQQLNGLSFSLEENTPEPVITTLFIPVAASNAGSGGTFFRTDVWIQNPHSSLLEVEATHLPPPSSGQSPLAKVFLVQARSQRHLRDIVATEFGRSGGGALKLTATSGFVATSRTYNDPADPSVGTSGLSIAAQPATETLAKAIIPGLSNSPKYRSNVGAFNPGPNPIEIRFSLYDENGLLIGEGSRLFAPLEWFQANTIFAFLGVSTNGSENAYLILSSKEGSFFSYGTVVDGKSGDSTLILPSPSEDGETDG from the coding sequence GTGAGATCGATTCGACATTGGGCTCTGGTCCCGGGAACTTTGCTTCTGGCTCTGGCGGCCGCACTGCCCGCGGCGGCGCAAACGAGCTTCGTCACTGGTCATGTCAGGACCAGCACCGGCGTCGGGATACAGGGGATGGTGGTAAGCGCGTACAGCCTCAGCGGCGCGGAGATCGCCAGCGAGGTCACGAGTAGCGACGGAAGTTACACCCTTGCGCTTTCGAGCGCGACCTACAAGCTGCTCGCATACGATCGGGACGGGGCGTTCGCGACGAGCTTCTATCGGGACGCTTCGTCATTCGAGACCTCGGCCGAGGTCGGCGTGCCGCCGGGGAGTACGATTCAGAACATCGATTTCCGGCTCGAGAAGGGATACTTCGTATCAGGGACCGTCCGTGTGCCCGCGGGAATCAGCCTCTCGGATGTCGTGGTCGCGGCCTACAATCTCAACGGAAGCCGGCGCGGCTATCAAAAGGTCTCACCGACGGGTACGTATTCGCTGGTCCTGCCCGCGGGTACGTACAAGTTCGCGGCGTACGACGAGCGCCAGATTCTCGCGACGCAGTTTTTCGACGACGCCCTCTCGTTCGGAGGTGCCCTGACCGTGCAGGTGACGAGCAACCTGCCGCTCGATTTCAGTCTTCAGCTCGGCGGGCGCATCTCCGGAACGATCACGAACCGGAAGACCGGGGGTCCTCTCGAAAATGTATGGGTGTTCGTCTATGACCTCGCCGGAACAGTCGTGGTTTCGGCGGTGACGGACTCGAGCGGCCGATATTCGGTGGCAGTGCCGGCCGGTACGTACAAGCTCGGTGGAGTCGATCCGGAAAAACGGTTCGTCCCGGGCTTTCTCGGCAACGTCTCGACTTTCGAGAGCAGTCCGACGGTCACGGCGGTCGCTGGCCAGCAGTTGAATGGACTGTCGTTTTCGCTGGAGGAGAACACGCCCGAACCGGTGATCACGACGTTATTCATCCCCGTCGCAGCCAGCAACGCGGGTTCGGGTGGAACGTTCTTTCGTACTGATGTCTGGATTCAGAATCCACATTCTTCCCTGCTCGAGGTCGAGGCGACCCATCTTCCGCCTCCCTCTTCCGGGCAGTCGCCTCTCGCAAAAGTGTTTCTGGTACAGGCGAGATCGCAGAGGCATCTGCGCGACATCGTTGCGACGGAGTTCGGACGAAGTGGCGGAGGGGCTTTGAAGCTGACCGCCACCTCGGGCTTTGTGGCGACGAGCAGAACCTACAACGATCCTGCCGATCCTTCGGTCGGAACCTCGGGTCTCTCCATTGCCGCTCAACCGGCAACGGAGACGCTCGCGAAGGCGATCATTCCGGGACTGTCGAACAGTCCGAAGTACCGCTCCAACGTCGGCGCTTTCAACCCGGGGCCGAATCCGATCGAGATTCGTTTCTCTCTTTACGACGAGAATGGTTTGCTCATCGGTGAGGGGAGCCGCCTGTTCGCACCGCTCGAGTGGTTTCAGGCGAACACGATCTTCGCTTTCCTGGGCGTGTCCACGAACGGCTCGGAGAATGCCTACCTCATCCTGAGCTCGAAGGAGGGATCGTTCTTTTCGTACGGGACGGTCGTGGACGGGAAGAGTGGCGACTCGACCCTGATCCTCCCGTCACCGAGCGAAGACGGAGAGACGGACGGCTGA
- a CDS encoding EAL domain-containing protein, with amino-acid sequence MPRERSFSLRTKLALLISALIGMISIFLIWYLPLRIRDGARLSMSDTATSIATMGAHGLSESVSAGRPVSGAPILRALRQSTDLVYIVATDMEGTVLSAFNETLADQSGYATLPTGPPPAPQPALSSEVRGGFTEDERVYQAVAPIRDGPRAIGQLYLGFSMDRHNANVAAGRRAVASSALLFLALGVAGSWFLAGLLTGPLEKIVQTTKRIAHGARGERAEVPDGSEVGTLATAFNDMVSRLEATQNDLEDLNQKLEQRVTNRTAQFREEFERRLGAQVALISSEARYASLFDRNLAGVYVATTRGRIVSANPACARMFGFESIEEFIESGQITYRDPEKRARVIKQLIQDGVLSNLEVELVRRDGEVFWALENARFTKEEGLIEGIVLDITERKLSELEIEYRAHHDPLTGLPNRSLLQDRLHMAIESARRLDLQVAVIFLDIDDLKGVNDVLGHQIGDEVLQQVGQRLSGVVRASDTVARFGGDEFVIILPDLRKEESIQDVAETLRLSLESPISIDDEVIFVTASIGASLFPRDGDDAEALLQNADSMMYRVKIRGGDGVLSYPEGDSARGIRRMSVEEELRTAMDLGQIVPYYQPQYDLETRELTGVEALVRWHHPEGVVVEPSGFIALAEQTGLIVPLGEHILRRACMDLKAWQALNPRMQMAINVSARQFHQKDFLGVVKAAIREADVDSSMIELEITESIALQRSGWTVGLLEEIRATGIRIAVDDFGTGRSSLMYLKKFPIDTVKIDQEFIRGMMINSHDHSIVTAILLLSENLGLRTIAEGIELEEQCEHLRASGCSQGQGFLFSPAVPAATIEELLMTMTADRGTA; translated from the coding sequence ATGCCGAGAGAGCGTTCCTTCAGTCTTCGGACGAAGCTCGCGCTTCTGATCAGCGCGCTCATCGGCATGATCTCCATCTTCCTCATCTGGTACCTCCCTTTGCGAATCCGCGATGGCGCCCGACTGTCGATGAGCGATACCGCGACGAGCATCGCCACGATGGGAGCTCACGGGCTCAGTGAAAGCGTCTCGGCGGGCCGCCCCGTCTCCGGCGCTCCGATCCTCAGGGCCCTTCGCCAGAGTACCGATCTGGTCTATATCGTCGCTACCGACATGGAGGGAACGGTTCTCTCTGCGTTCAACGAAACGCTGGCGGACCAGTCGGGCTATGCAACCCTTCCCACCGGTCCACCGCCGGCACCACAGCCGGCACTCTCTTCCGAGGTACGGGGGGGCTTCACCGAGGACGAGCGGGTCTACCAGGCAGTCGCACCGATCCGGGATGGCCCTCGAGCGATCGGCCAGCTTTATCTCGGGTTTTCGATGGACCGGCACAACGCAAATGTCGCCGCGGGCCGGCGAGCGGTTGCGAGCTCGGCGCTGCTCTTTCTCGCACTCGGTGTGGCGGGGTCATGGTTTCTCGCGGGGCTGCTGACGGGACCTCTCGAGAAGATCGTTCAGACGACCAAACGGATTGCTCACGGCGCACGGGGAGAGCGGGCCGAGGTACCGGACGGAAGCGAGGTGGGAACGCTCGCCACGGCCTTCAACGACATGGTCTCGCGCCTCGAGGCAACCCAGAACGACCTCGAGGATCTCAACCAGAAGCTCGAGCAGCGCGTTACGAACCGAACCGCTCAGTTCCGAGAGGAGTTCGAGCGTCGCCTCGGCGCACAGGTCGCTCTGATCTCCTCGGAGGCGAGGTATGCAAGTCTCTTCGACAGAAACCTGGCCGGCGTGTACGTGGCTACGACCCGGGGGCGAATCGTGAGCGCCAATCCGGCGTGTGCTCGCATGTTCGGCTTCGAGTCTATCGAAGAGTTCATCGAATCGGGCCAGATAACCTATCGCGATCCCGAAAAAAGGGCGCGTGTCATCAAACAATTGATTCAGGATGGCGTCCTGTCGAATCTGGAAGTCGAGCTGGTTCGCCGCGACGGGGAAGTCTTCTGGGCGCTGGAAAACGCGCGGTTCACTAAAGAGGAAGGGCTGATCGAAGGCATCGTTCTCGACATCACTGAACGAAAGTTGTCGGAGCTCGAGATCGAGTATCGCGCTCACCACGACCCTCTCACCGGCCTTCCGAACAGGAGCCTTCTTCAGGATCGTCTTCACATGGCCATCGAGAGCGCGCGACGCCTCGATCTTCAGGTCGCCGTCATCTTCCTCGACATCGATGACCTCAAGGGCGTCAACGACGTCCTCGGTCATCAGATCGGCGACGAAGTGCTCCAGCAGGTCGGCCAGCGCCTGTCGGGGGTCGTACGCGCGAGCGATACCGTCGCGCGTTTCGGCGGCGACGAGTTCGTGATCATCCTTCCCGATCTCCGCAAAGAAGAGTCCATCCAGGATGTAGCCGAGACACTCCGGCTATCGCTGGAAAGTCCAATTTCGATCGATGACGAAGTGATTTTCGTGACTGCGAGTATCGGAGCTTCCCTCTTCCCCCGGGACGGCGACGACGCAGAAGCGCTTCTGCAGAACGCGGACAGCATGATGTACCGCGTCAAGATTCGAGGCGGCGACGGCGTGCTCAGCTATCCCGAGGGAGACAGCGCAAGGGGAATCCGCAGGATGTCGGTCGAGGAGGAGCTCAGAACCGCGATGGACCTCGGGCAGATCGTCCCCTACTATCAGCCCCAATACGACCTCGAAACACGCGAGCTCACCGGTGTGGAGGCGCTCGTCCGCTGGCACCATCCGGAGGGCGTTGTCGTGGAGCCATCCGGTTTCATCGCGCTCGCCGAGCAGACAGGGCTGATCGTCCCGCTCGGCGAGCACATTCTGCGACGCGCCTGCATGGACCTGAAAGCCTGGCAGGCTCTGAACCCGCGCATGCAGATGGCCATCAACGTATCCGCCCGGCAGTTTCATCAGAAGGATTTTCTCGGTGTCGTGAAGGCCGCGATTCGAGAGGCGGATGTCGATTCGAGCATGATCGAGCTCGAAATTACCGAATCGATCGCGCTGCAGCGATCGGGATGGACGGTCGGGCTTCTCGAAGAGATCAGAGCCACCGGCATACGAATCGCGGTCGACGACTTCGGTACCGGAAGGTCGTCGCTGATGTACCTCAAGAAGTTTCCGATCGACACCGTCAAAATCGATCAGGAGTTCATTCGCGGCATGATGATCAATTCACACGATCATTCAATCGTCACCGCCATCCTGTTGCTCAGCGAAAATCTCGGTCTGCGGACGATCGCCGAGGGGATCGAGCTCGAAGAGCAATGTGAGCACCTCAGAGCCAGCGGATGTTCCCAGGGGCAGGGGTTCCTCTTCTCTCCGGCGGTTCCGGCGGCGACGATCGAAGAGCTTCTGATGACGATGACGGCAGATCGCGGCACCGCGTGA
- a CDS encoding protein kinase, whose amino-acid sequence MSSEEIPVRIGKYEIRRLLGHGGMGTVYLAHDPDLDRDVALKLLNAGGPHYSSADRSLREARAAAAIRHPSISTIHEVGTDDQGRPYIVMEYCEGVTLSTLIRRREITLDRFLRIARQIAAGLAAAHRSGIIHRDIKSSNVLVSDDDAVKILDFGLARVVTAGANAPTSPDASTASSFFGTVPYISPEQAAGMEPDIRSDLFSTGVVLYEMASGKLPFSAENPLMLLEMIREEEPAPLESANFPIGPELARVIARLLQKHPADRYQSADALVEDLAALDEELDRTRAQTSRRSYRLLATRRRSVWLVPGATAILAIVLLVFGVWFGDFFRETPVAGGPIESVAVLPLTNLAVTEGDEFLSVGFADALITKLQQVEFLRVRPTASALRYGGADYTLADAADALEVDAILTGNFLSSGGRIRVSLQLVDTRSNFGVWSDTIEGNREDLIGLIDRVSDETVTALRRNLRGTNVNRTSRPFTENTKAYEHYLRARALTGSSIPEEQLQQIQSLVAATELDPEFAAAYAELAIALSLGRVRGVQVPEDLASPEWYARQAVRLDPTLPTAHVALGRTLVRQDNRFTESVREHLAALRLDPNEPQALAPVISYFVSLGDMERAQCLIDRFTSIDPSSNDTRIRGYWYINGLEPELAIATASDALRVPETELSGHDILALAHLQLGNVVVATRHGRRVDELAPGHFAGTGLRAMIAADRGERETVIKELEAIAPAAESNHYAALRAALALARVGDDDGAVARVRDTIRLGNNGLHTLEHHPWLAQLQQRQDFQQLLVPVREELEAVRDDAIGMQRLLCARSPV is encoded by the coding sequence TTGAGCTCGGAAGAGATCCCCGTTCGAATCGGAAAGTACGAGATCCGCCGGCTTCTCGGCCACGGTGGGATGGGAACGGTGTACCTCGCGCACGACCCGGATCTGGACCGGGACGTCGCTCTCAAGCTGCTGAATGCCGGCGGTCCGCACTATTCGTCCGCGGACCGCTCACTTCGCGAGGCCAGGGCGGCCGCGGCGATCCGGCATCCAAGCATCTCCACGATCCACGAAGTCGGCACGGATGATCAGGGTCGTCCCTACATCGTGATGGAGTACTGCGAGGGGGTGACGCTGTCGACGCTCATCCGAAGGAGAGAGATCACGCTCGACCGCTTTCTGCGAATCGCCCGGCAGATAGCCGCGGGTCTGGCTGCGGCTCACAGGAGCGGAATCATTCATCGCGACATCAAAAGTTCGAACGTCCTCGTCAGCGACGACGACGCCGTCAAAATTCTCGATTTCGGCCTTGCACGGGTCGTCACGGCCGGCGCCAACGCTCCGACGAGCCCGGATGCCTCGACCGCGTCGAGTTTCTTCGGCACCGTTCCCTACATCTCCCCCGAGCAAGCCGCCGGGATGGAGCCCGATATTCGGAGCGACCTCTTCTCCACGGGCGTAGTTCTCTACGAAATGGCCTCGGGGAAGCTCCCCTTTTCGGCGGAGAACCCTCTCATGCTTCTCGAAATGATCCGGGAGGAAGAACCCGCTCCTCTCGAGTCCGCGAATTTTCCGATCGGTCCCGAGCTCGCCCGGGTCATCGCTCGACTGCTTCAGAAGCACCCCGCCGACCGATATCAGAGCGCGGATGCTCTCGTCGAGGATCTCGCGGCGCTCGACGAGGAGCTCGACCGAACCCGCGCCCAGACCTCGCGACGCAGTTACCGGCTTCTCGCGACCCGCCGGCGAAGTGTATGGCTCGTTCCGGGGGCGACCGCGATTCTCGCGATCGTACTGCTGGTTTTCGGAGTGTGGTTCGGCGATTTCTTCCGGGAAACCCCGGTGGCCGGCGGACCGATCGAGTCGGTCGCGGTGCTTCCGCTGACGAACCTTGCCGTCACCGAGGGTGATGAATTTCTTTCGGTCGGTTTTGCCGACGCGTTGATCACGAAACTACAGCAGGTGGAGTTCCTTCGCGTCCGGCCGACGGCCTCGGCCCTGAGGTACGGCGGGGCCGACTACACGCTCGCCGACGCGGCCGATGCTCTCGAAGTGGATGCGATCCTGACGGGCAATTTTCTCAGCAGCGGCGGCCGGATCCGCGTCAGTCTTCAACTGGTCGACACGAGAAGCAACTTTGGCGTCTGGTCCGATACGATCGAGGGAAACCGGGAGGATCTGATCGGTCTCATCGACCGCGTCTCTGACGAAACAGTCACTGCGCTCCGCCGGAACCTTCGCGGGACGAATGTGAACCGAACCTCACGTCCCTTCACCGAGAATACAAAGGCATACGAACACTACCTTCGCGCTCGCGCGCTCACCGGGTCCAGCATTCCGGAAGAGCAGCTCCAACAGATTCAATCACTGGTGGCGGCGACCGAGCTCGACCCGGAGTTCGCAGCGGCATACGCCGAGCTCGCAATCGCTCTTTCGCTCGGTCGGGTCCGCGGCGTCCAGGTTCCCGAAGACCTCGCGTCGCCGGAGTGGTACGCGCGCCAGGCCGTGAGACTCGATCCGACGCTTCCGACGGCCCACGTGGCCCTCGGAAGGACTCTCGTCCGCCAGGACAATCGATTCACCGAATCGGTCCGCGAGCATCTGGCGGCGCTGCGGCTCGATCCGAACGAGCCGCAGGCGCTCGCCCCTGTGATCTCCTACTTCGTTTCACTGGGTGACATGGAGCGCGCCCAGTGCCTGATCGATCGCTTCACATCGATCGATCCTTCCTCGAACGACACCCGGATACGAGGCTACTGGTACATCAATGGGCTCGAGCCGGAACTGGCGATCGCCACCGCCAGTGATGCCCTGCGCGTTCCGGAGACCGAGCTTTCGGGACACGACATCCTTGCTCTCGCTCATCTTCAGCTCGGCAATGTCGTCGTCGCTACCCGGCATGGACGGAGAGTTGACGAGCTCGCTCCCGGTCACTTCGCCGGAACCGGTCTGCGGGCGATGATCGCGGCTGATCGCGGCGAACGGGAGACGGTTATCAAGGAGCTGGAAGCGATCGCCCCGGCCGCCGAATCGAATCATTACGCAGCCCTTCGGGCGGCGCTCGCGCTCGCCCGTGTCGGCGACGATGACGGTGCGGTTGCCCGCGTTCGCGATACGATCCGGCTCGGAAACAACGGCCTCCACACACTCGAGCACCACCCGTGGCTTGCACAACTTCAGCAGCGCCAGGACTTTCAGCAGCTTCTCGTACCCGTTCGCGAGGAGCTCGAAGCCGTGAGGGACGACGCCATCGGAATGCAGCGTTTGCTGTGCGCCAGGTCCCCAGTCTGA
- a CDS encoding agmatinase family protein has product MSAGFDPDAAAPADSGIYGLSIDPEDAAVIVVPVPFEATTSYGGGTSDGPAAVLEASRQVDLYDHDTGKPYEAGIAMLDLPREIVAWNEEARRLAKPIIEKGGVIDDDPDLQRDLAEVDSIGEKVNEWVYKQTRFWIGRNRMPVVLGGDHSVPFGAMRAYAEAFPGLGVLHLDAHADLRESYEGFRWSHASIFFNVFQEIPGVSKIVQVGLRDVGGAEAGMIAESGDRIRAWYDSDLASRAQAGELWSEMAAEIVDALPQHVYLSWDIDGLDPTLCPGTGTPVPGGLSWHQAIGLLSAVVRSGRRIVGLDLCEVSPGKTEWDANVGARLLYKMIGYALLSQASR; this is encoded by the coding sequence ATGTCCGCCGGGTTCGATCCAGATGCCGCTGCACCGGCCGACTCGGGCATCTACGGGCTCTCCATCGACCCCGAGGACGCTGCAGTCATCGTCGTTCCCGTCCCCTTCGAAGCGACGACATCCTACGGCGGTGGAACGTCCGACGGCCCCGCTGCGGTGCTGGAGGCATCCCGCCAGGTGGACCTCTACGACCACGACACCGGTAAGCCGTACGAGGCGGGAATCGCGATGCTCGACCTTCCCCGGGAAATCGTCGCCTGGAACGAGGAGGCTCGCCGGCTCGCCAAGCCGATCATCGAAAAAGGGGGGGTGATCGACGACGACCCGGACCTTCAAAGGGATCTTGCCGAAGTCGATTCAATCGGAGAAAAGGTCAACGAGTGGGTCTACAAACAGACTCGCTTCTGGATCGGTAGGAATCGGATGCCCGTCGTCCTCGGTGGGGATCACTCGGTTCCCTTCGGAGCGATGCGCGCATACGCGGAAGCGTTCCCCGGCCTGGGAGTGCTCCACCTCGACGCCCACGCGGACCTGCGCGAAAGCTATGAGGGCTTCAGGTGGTCTCATGCCTCCATCTTCTTCAATGTCTTTCAGGAGATTCCCGGCGTGTCGAAGATCGTCCAGGTCGGTCTGCGGGACGTGGGGGGCGCCGAGGCGGGAATGATCGCCGAATCAGGAGATCGGATTCGCGCCTGGTACGACAGCGACCTCGCATCCCGGGCCCAGGCGGGCGAGCTGTGGAGCGAGATGGCGGCGGAGATCGTCGACGCGCTCCCGCAGCACGTCTATCTCTCATGGGACATCGATGGTCTCGACCCGACTCTCTGCCCTGGAACCGGAACTCCGGTACCGGGCGGGCTGTCGTGGCACCAGGCGATCGGGCTGCTCAGCGCGGTCGTCCGGTCCGGCCGTCGCATCGTCGGTCTCGACCTGTGCGAGGTCTCCCCGGGAAAGACCGAGTGGGACGCCAACGTCGGAGCGCGACTCCTCTACAAGATGATCGGATACGCCCTGCTCTCGCAGGCCTCTCGCTGA
- a CDS encoding 2-nitropropane dioxygenase, whose product MKNEPFEIDCPCCSAKLIVDRASGEVLLHEKPAATKKRDLLAMMSDLDSQKSEREKAFERQMSSQKERQRILEEKFREAFDRADKDSSPMPGPLDLD is encoded by the coding sequence ATGAAGAACGAACCATTCGAAATCGACTGTCCGTGCTGTTCAGCGAAACTGATCGTCGATCGGGCCTCGGGCGAAGTCCTTCTCCACGAGAAGCCGGCCGCGACGAAGAAACGGGATCTGCTCGCGATGATGAGCGATCTCGATTCCCAGAAAAGTGAACGCGAGAAAGCCTTCGAGCGCCAGATGAGCTCGCAAAAGGAACGGCAACGGATTCTCGAGGAAAAGTTTCGCGAAGCCTTCGACCGCGCGGATAAGGACAGCAGCCCGATGCCGGGACCTCTCGATCTCGACTGA
- a CDS encoding class I SAM-dependent methyltransferase — translation MSDITILFARLRKLSLDTGYGLTQARLTLERQTDWFAMADFDRDSSASQVLNGVETPYALVLTDALGIASPSCVGRMLEALEASPDADAVVPMTNITNQPEQLGTVPGGAQTLRQFEDRSAREAPRNVRTVTWNGADPGLFLCRTDRLNSSDEEITSALGGHTVAIAESAFLYRYASQRSFVREDILSLVPTDAKRVLEIGCGEGRLGAAIKARQKSFVSGVEIDERAARVAEGVLDEVFVADVRDVVRRIDEKFDAVVGGDILEHLEDPWEFLRELKRVVEPGGVLLLSIPNVAFWPVVQDLLLGRFDYIYAGPICIGHLRFYTRKTIEDTLHMAQWNLISTTAHPPYDVAGFDKFTGRMDAAGIPWSREDLATPGWYILARNQ, via the coding sequence GTGAGCGACATCACGATCCTGTTCGCCCGGCTGCGTAAGCTTTCTCTCGACACGGGGTACGGGCTGACGCAGGCCCGACTGACTCTGGAGCGCCAGACCGACTGGTTCGCCATGGCTGATTTCGATCGCGACTCCTCCGCGAGTCAGGTGCTCAACGGAGTGGAGACACCATACGCGCTGGTGCTCACCGACGCTCTCGGGATCGCCTCGCCTTCCTGCGTCGGAAGGATGCTCGAAGCCCTCGAAGCGTCTCCTGATGCCGACGCGGTCGTGCCGATGACCAACATCACGAACCAACCCGAGCAGCTCGGCACGGTACCCGGTGGCGCGCAGACACTCCGCCAGTTCGAAGACAGGTCGGCCCGCGAGGCGCCGCGAAATGTCAGAACGGTCACCTGGAATGGCGCAGATCCCGGGCTCTTCCTCTGCCGGACTGATAGGCTCAACTCGTCGGACGAAGAAATCACCTCGGCTCTCGGCGGACACACCGTAGCGATCGCCGAGTCTGCGTTTCTCTACCGGTACGCCTCTCAGAGATCGTTCGTCCGAGAGGACATCCTCTCGCTCGTTCCCACCGACGCCAAAAGAGTCCTCGAGATCGGATGCGGAGAAGGCAGACTCGGAGCAGCGATCAAAGCCCGCCAGAAGTCGTTCGTCTCCGGAGTAGAGATCGACGAACGCGCCGCCAGGGTCGCCGAGGGCGTTCTCGACGAAGTGTTCGTCGCCGACGTCCGGGATGTCGTCCGCCGCATCGACGAAAAGTTCGATGCCGTGGTTGGCGGCGACATACTCGAGCACCTGGAAGATCCCTGGGAGTTTCTTCGCGAGCTCAAGCGCGTCGTTGAGCCCGGGGGCGTGCTGCTTCTCAGCATTCCCAACGTCGCCTTCTGGCCAGTCGTACAGGACCTTCTCCTCGGACGTTTCGATTACATCTACGCCGGGCCGATCTGCATCGGACATCTCCGCTTCTACACCCGGAAGACCATCGAGGATACGCTCCATATGGCGCAATGGAATCTGATCTCCACCACCGCTCACCCCCCGTACGACGTGGCGGGGTTCGATAAATTCACCGGCCGAATGGACGCGGCGGGCATTCCCTGGTCACGGGAAGACCTCGCGACGCCGGGTTGGTACATTCTTGCGAGGAACCAATGA